CGCTCCTGAGCCGCCTGCTCCGTCAGCACCGGCTCCCGGAAGGAGAGGTGACATCGCCCGTGACTCAGCGACGACACGTACGTGATCAGTGTGGTGATGTCCAGGTTCACTCGCCGAcactcctccaccttcacctgcGCAGGAAACGCCAAGCGGGCGACCACCGTCCCCCGGTCCACTCTGGTAAGCTCCTCCTCACCATCTTCAGCCGGTCTCTTCTCCACCTCGTCGTTATCGTCAActggctcctcctccttacCTTCAgctggctcctcctccttctcgttATCTTCAGTTggcggctcctcctcctcctcctcttcctcttcctcctccagcgtCACACTGTTGACGGCAACAATGTCCCCGCGGACAGCAATGTCCATGTCCTTGAGGCGCTGGGCCATGGGGCAGGAGACCCCGTTATAGAAGGCAAAGACGATGTGGGGGGGCCGGTAGTGGACTTCCTGTTGGCGGCTGGCCTGCAGGAAGTCCCCGGCCTGGCTGATGATGCTCTTGTCTCCGTACTGGCCCCGCCCCTGCCAGATGTTGTGGAGAGCCTCAGCCTTCCTGCCCACCGCCTTCACCCAGGTGTGTCCCCCGTTCGCCACCACGTCCACCACCAGCGTCTGCCGGTGGCCGACGGCATCCAGGTAGGTGAAGACGTGAAGCAGAGCAACCACGTCTTCCAGACTTGCTGCGGACTCCACGATGGCCGTCAGGTGAGTCAGGTTGGTGCTGTGGAGGTGAGACTCTCGGACCTGCAGCTCTCCGGCCTCCACTCGCCGCAGGAAGCGCAGCTCCGCCCGCAGCTTACTACACAGCTTTTGGTGGCCCTCCACACCTGGAACCAGAAGCTCTGCCCTCTGCAGCAACACCTGGGCAGAGGTGATCCTCTGCTGCAGCACCACCTGGAGAGACATGTCTCCTacatcacacctgaggacagagagacagacatgaacaagtctcctacatcacacctgaggacagagacatgaacaagtctcctacatcacacctgaggacagacacatgaacatgtctcctacatcacacctgaggacagagacatgaacatgtctcctacatcacacctgaggacagacacatgaacatgtctcctacatcacacctgaggacagagacatgaacatgtctcctacatcacacctgaggacagacacacatgaacaagtctcctacatcacacctgaggacagagacatgaacaagtctcctacatcacacctgaggacagacacatgaacatgtctcctacatcacacctgaggacagagacatgaacatgtctcctacatcacacctgaggacagacacatgaacatgtctcctacatcacacctgaggacagagacatgaacatgtctcctacatcacacctgaggacagagacacgTGAACATGTCTCCTacatcacacctgaggacagacacatgaacatgtctcctacatcacacctgaggacagagacacatgaacatgtctcctacatcacacctgaggacagagacacatGAACAAGTCTCCTacatcacacctgaggacagagagacatgaacatgtctcctacatcacacctgaggacagagagacatgaacatgtctcctacatcacacctgaggacagagacacatgaacatgtctcctacatcacacctgaggacagagagacatgaacatgtctcctacatcacacctgaggacagagacacatgaacatgtctcctacatcacacctgaggacagagacatgaacatgtctcctacatcacacctgaggacagagagacatgaacatgtctcctacatcacacctgaggacagagacatgaacatgtctcctacatcacacctgaggacagagacacatgaacatgtctcctacatcacacctgaggacagacacatgaacaagtctcctacatcacacctgaggacagacacatgaacatgtctcctacatcacacctgaggacagagacacatgaacatgtctcctacatcacacctgaggacagacacatgaacatgtctcctacatcacacctgaggacagagacacatgaacatgtctcctacatcacacctgaggacagagacatgaacatgtctcctacatcacacctgaggacagacacacatgaacatgtctcctacatcacacctgaggacagagacatgaacatgtctcctacatcacacctgaggacagagacacatgaacatgtctcctacatcacacctgaggacagagagacacacaatttCCAAATGACCTGGACACAAACAACGTGTAAACAACATGTAACGTtaaacaacatgtaaacatattCCAGGTCTAAAAGTGTTGTTAATGGTCAGACTATGTAAACTGACGTCAGCTGCTTAGCTCTGATGCTAACTATGTGACGTCAGCTGTTTAGCCAGTCTGTAGTTCATCATGTTTAAAACAGTTTAAACAATTAAAACGTTCAGAAAACAAGCGTGACGTCGACTTACGGCAACGTGACGTGTGAACTTTAATCCGTAGGTTCGAGTCCAGGTATCAGATAactccttcttcttctaatgCTAAAGCAagtcatcttcttcttcttcggctTTATGGCAGATGGCCtccaacaaaaggtgcattacTGCCACCTACTGTATTGGgtagtttaaatgatatgta
This Cyclopterus lumpus isolate fCycLum1 chromosome 17, fCycLum1.pri, whole genome shotgun sequence DNA region includes the following protein-coding sequences:
- the c17h7orf25 gene encoding UPF0415 protein C7orf25 homolog; translation: MSLQVVLQQRITSAQVLLQRAELLVPGVEGHQKLCSKLRAELRFLRRVEAGELQVRESHLHSTNLTHLTAIVESAASLEDVVALLHVFTYLDAVGHRQTLVVDVVANGGHTWVKAVGRKAEALHNIWQGRGQYGDKSIISQAGDFLQASRQQEVHYRPPHIVFAFYNGVSCPMAQRLKDMDIAVRGDIVAVNSVTLEEEEEEEEEEEPPTEDNEKEEEPAEGKEEEPVDDNDEVEKRPAEDGEEELTRVDRGTVVARLAFPAQVKVEECRRVNLDITTLITYVSSLSHGRCHLSFREPVLTEQAAQERQLPVLPRLDDFLRGKQLFACRAAVRDFQLILDTLGGAGEKERARVLLARLQQVDDQPSERSLILTPSAKVNRRSLLIFGTGDSLRAVTMTANSRFVRAAANQGVRYSVFIHQPRALTEGKEWRATPI